In Mesorhizobium sp., one DNA window encodes the following:
- a CDS encoding alpha/beta fold hydrolase — protein sequence MNRRGFMMAGAALPLAAAQGLSVATAAVKGATFVLVHGSWHGGWCWSRVKPLLEVAGVRVTAPTLTGVGERAHLIDRRVNLETHVDDIVSHIDREELTDVVLVGHSYAGFPASLAATRRPDAVSHLVLLDSFFPKEGETLLGHLGPDFANDFNAKAAADLSWNIPPLPAAAFGLKGDDAAWVDRHLKPHPIATHTQPAKFGPGPLPRRTYVRCTQSTIAPIFQKSLENVKADGQFRMVEVDAGHDLMIDQPELLAKTLLEVAA from the coding sequence ATGAACAGGCGAGGATTCATGATGGCAGGCGCTGCGCTTCCGCTGGCGGCGGCCCAGGGGCTTTCGGTCGCGACGGCTGCAGTGAAGGGAGCGACCTTCGTCCTCGTGCACGGCTCATGGCATGGAGGATGGTGCTGGTCGCGGGTAAAACCCCTGCTGGAGGTGGCTGGCGTGCGGGTGACCGCCCCAACCCTGACCGGCGTCGGCGAGCGGGCCCACCTGATCGACAGGCGGGTCAATCTCGAGACCCATGTCGACGACATCGTCAGCCATATCGACCGCGAGGAGCTCACCGACGTGGTCCTGGTAGGACACAGCTATGCGGGTTTCCCAGCCTCTCTTGCCGCGACACGGCGCCCTGACGCGGTGTCCCACCTCGTCCTGCTCGATTCCTTTTTTCCGAAGGAGGGCGAGACGCTGCTCGGCCATCTCGGTCCCGATTTCGCCAACGACTTCAACGCCAAGGCCGCGGCCGACTTGTCATGGAACATCCCCCCGCTTCCAGCCGCCGCCTTTGGCCTCAAAGGGGACGATGCGGCGTGGGTCGACCGACACCTCAAGCCGCATCCGATTGCAACTCACACGCAGCCCGCCAAGTTCGGTCCGGGTCCGCTTCCGCGCCGCACCTACGTCCGATGCACGCAGAGCACCATCGCGCCAATCTTCCAGAAATCTCTGGAGAATGTGAAGGCCGACGGACAATTCCGCATGGTCGAGGTCGACGCCGGCCATGATCTGATGATCGATCAGCCCGAGCTGCTGGCGAAGACCTTGCTCGAAGTGGCGGCGTGA
- a CDS encoding DUF3489 domain-containing protein translates to MVRYRLVCAPSWQAHSVRGFLAAVVRKKMSLNLTGKRGKDAVLR, encoded by the coding sequence ATGGTTCGATATCGCCTCGTCTGCGCCCCTTCCTGGCAGGCCCACTCGGTGCGCGGCTTCCTCGCCGCGGTAGTCCGTAAGAAGATGAGTCTCAATCTGACCGGCAAGAGGGGCAAAGACGCAGTGCTGCGCTAA
- a CDS encoding DUF2924 domain-containing protein, with product MRASRSSPEQEVAALGDLARDELTALWTKAYGTPPPKGARCDLLVRSAVWHLQVKRLGGLSAETRRLLRSAVSGIENERAAIDRPKANATDVRVNVTRGNEPVSEGGASTDRGDLGDGRSGPT from the coding sequence ATGCGAGCGAGCCGCAGCAGTCCGGAGCAGGAGGTCGCCGCGCTCGGCGACCTCGCGCGGGACGAATTGACGGCCCTCTGGACCAAGGCATATGGCACTCCGCCGCCCAAGGGCGCACGCTGCGACCTGCTGGTCCGATCCGCTGTCTGGCACCTCCAGGTAAAGCGTCTCGGCGGATTGTCCGCCGAGACGCGTCGTCTGCTCAGGTCCGCCGTCAGCGGGATCGAGAACGAGAGAGCTGCCATCGACAGGCCAAAGGCCAATGCGACAGATGTACGGGTCAACGTCACACGGGGCAACGAACCGGTTTCCGAAGGTGGTGCTTCCACTGATCGAGGCGACCTCGGGGACGGTCGGTCAGGCCCAACTTGA
- the cpdR gene encoding cell cycle two-component system response regulator CpdR, whose translation MARILLAEDDDDMRRFLVKALERAGYDVSDFDNGASAYERLREEPFSLLLTDIVMPEMDGIELARRATEIDPDLKIMFITGFAAVALNPDSKAPKDAKVLSKPFHLRDLVNEVEKMLQAA comes from the coding sequence ATGGCACGAATTCTCCTTGCGGAAGACGATGACGACATGCGCCGCTTCCTGGTGAAGGCGCTTGAGCGGGCGGGCTACGACGTCTCCGACTTCGACAATGGTGCGTCCGCCTACGAGCGGTTGCGCGAGGAGCCGTTTTCGCTGCTCCTGACCGACATCGTGATGCCGGAGATGGACGGGATCGAACTCGCTCGCCGCGCCACCGAGATCGATCCGGACCTGAAGATAATGTTCATCACCGGCTTCGCCGCCGTTGCCCTCAATCCGGATTCGAAGGCTCCGAAGGACGCCAAGGTCCTGTCGAAACCGTTTCATCTGCGCGATCTCGTCAACGAGGTCGAGAAGATGCTGCAGGCGGCTTGA
- a CDS encoding N-formylglutamate amidohydrolase, whose product MNAGADFAEIPPFSETSPAEITVPFVFNSPHSGRHYPRRFLEMIRLDRAAIRRSEDCYVDELFAGAASLGAPLLAAEFPRAYLDLNREPWELDPRMFAEPLPPFANARSARVAGGLGTIPRIVGEGQDIYSGKLPLAEAISRIDALYKPYHQRLRGLLMQAHSRFGRAILIDCHSMPASIRVGESGLRPDFILGDRFGASAASALSEQAIAILTGMGYTVAHNKPYAGGFITEHYGRPGRGLHAMQVEINRGLYMDERSYEKSAGFEGLAEDLTEFSRRLMAFADEFFDRPALAAE is encoded by the coding sequence ATGAATGCAGGCGCGGATTTCGCGGAGATACCGCCCTTTTCAGAGACGTCGCCGGCGGAAATCACCGTGCCGTTCGTTTTCAATTCCCCTCACAGCGGCCGTCACTATCCGCGGCGGTTCCTGGAGATGATCCGTCTCGACCGGGCGGCAATCCGCCGCTCGGAAGACTGCTATGTGGACGAACTTTTCGCCGGCGCCGCATCGCTCGGCGCGCCGCTGCTCGCCGCCGAGTTTCCGCGCGCCTATCTGGACCTCAATCGCGAGCCCTGGGAACTCGATCCGAGGATGTTCGCCGAGCCATTGCCGCCTTTTGCCAACGCGCGATCGGCGCGCGTCGCGGGAGGGCTCGGCACCATTCCGCGCATCGTCGGCGAAGGACAGGACATCTATTCGGGAAAGCTGCCGCTGGCCGAAGCCATCTCGCGCATAGACGCCTTGTACAAGCCCTATCACCAGCGTCTCCGCGGCCTCCTGATGCAGGCGCATTCACGCTTCGGCCGCGCGATCCTGATCGACTGCCATTCCATGCCCGCTTCGATCCGGGTCGGCGAGAGCGGACTCAGGCCCGACTTCATCCTGGGTGACCGCTTTGGCGCATCCGCAGCCTCCGCGCTCTCCGAGCAGGCCATCGCGATCCTGACCGGAATGGGCTACACCGTCGCCCACAACAAACCCTATGCCGGCGGCTTCATCACCGAGCATTACGGGCGGCCGGGACGGGGCCTGCACGCGATGCAGGTCGAGATCAACCGCGGGCTCTACATGGACGAGCGGTCCTATGAGAAATCCGCCGGCTTCGAGGGTCTCGCCGAGGATCTGACCGAATTCTCGCGCCGTTTGATGGCCTTCGCCGACGAATTCTTCGATCGTCCCGCGCTGGCGGCCGAATAG
- the hisN gene encoding histidinol-phosphatase: MIVGAEFMRRLAKAAAAETLPRFRAAGAVSNKEAGGFDPVTEADREAERALRALILAEFPGHGILGEEHGAENTSSSHVWVIDPIDGTRAFISGLPVWGTLVGLTVDGDAKAGLMSQPFTGELFYADGDGSHYEGPGGPRRLATRATADLSDATLFTTTPALFKGAMRERYDRLEKAVRLARYGTDCYAFAMVAAGHADIAVDAGLQSYDIVALIPIIEQAGGVVTTWTGAPAENGGDILASANPVLHEKALRLVGG, from the coding sequence ATGATCGTCGGCGCCGAATTCATGCGCAGACTGGCCAAGGCCGCGGCGGCGGAGACGCTGCCCAGGTTCCGCGCTGCGGGAGCGGTGTCCAACAAGGAGGCGGGCGGGTTCGACCCGGTTACCGAGGCCGACCGCGAAGCGGAGCGCGCGCTGCGCGCCCTGATCCTCGCCGAGTTCCCGGGCCACGGCATTCTGGGCGAAGAACACGGGGCGGAGAACACATCGTCCAGCCACGTCTGGGTGATCGACCCGATCGATGGAACGCGCGCCTTCATCTCCGGCCTTCCGGTCTGGGGCACGCTGGTGGGCCTGACGGTCGACGGCGATGCCAAGGCGGGGCTGATGTCGCAGCCGTTCACCGGCGAGCTTTTCTACGCCGACGGCGATGGATCCCACTACGAGGGGCCGGGCGGCCCGCGGCGGCTCGCGACCCGCGCCACGGCCGACCTTTCGGATGCTACGCTGTTCACGACGACTCCGGCCCTTTTCAAGGGCGCGATGCGCGAGCGCTACGACCGGCTGGAGAAAGCTGTACGGCTCGCGCGCTATGGAACCGATTGCTATGCGTTCGCGATGGTGGCGGCCGGTCATGCCGATATCGCCGTGGACGCGGGGCTCCAATCCTATGACATCGTCGCTCTGATCCCGATCATCGAACAGGCCGGTGGAGTGGTGACGACCTGGACAGGCGCACCGGCGGAGAACGGCGGCGATATCCTCGCCAGCGCCAATCCGGTCCTGCACGAGAAGGCGCTGCGTCTGGTGGGCGGCTGA
- a CDS encoding alpha/beta hydrolase, with protein sequence MTEHLVDIPENPAPEWGEVSRFTARDGRSIRYARFPAQTRPLKGTVVILAGRNECIEKYFETIRDLSQRGFGAAIIDLRGQGGSERLIRDPARGYVVTFDDYVADLETFFDEVVLPDCRGPYYLLGHSTGSLIALMATPRLFNRVRRMVLVAPLIEFAELPVSMTTLRRMTAFLYSLGFGTIYVSGGPRPKGGHPFAANKLTSDLSRFSRNTALFDRAPHLAMGGPTVAWIHAACVAAERLRDPDFAARLHVPTLLVAAGADEVVSTQAIESFARTLRSGSVVTIDGARHEILQEADIYREQFWAAFDAFVPGENADS encoded by the coding sequence ATGACCGAGCATCTGGTCGATATACCCGAAAATCCAGCACCCGAGTGGGGCGAGGTCTCGCGTTTCACGGCGCGGGACGGGCGTTCGATCCGCTACGCGCGTTTCCCGGCGCAAACGCGTCCCTTGAAGGGAACGGTCGTCATTCTGGCCGGCCGAAACGAATGTATCGAGAAATATTTCGAGACGATTCGCGATCTTTCGCAGCGCGGTTTCGGCGCCGCGATCATTGACCTGCGCGGCCAGGGGGGGTCGGAGCGGCTGATACGGGACCCGGCCCGGGGCTATGTTGTCACCTTCGACGACTACGTCGCCGACCTTGAAACCTTCTTCGACGAGGTCGTGCTGCCCGACTGCCGCGGCCCCTACTACCTGCTCGGCCATTCGACCGGCTCCCTGATCGCTCTCATGGCCACACCTAGGCTCTTCAACCGCGTCCGTCGCATGGTCCTCGTGGCACCGCTGATCGAATTCGCGGAATTGCCCGTCTCGATGACGACGCTGCGGCGGATGACGGCATTCCTCTACAGCCTCGGGTTCGGCACCATCTATGTGTCTGGCGGGCCGCGCCCGAAGGGCGGCCATCCCTTCGCCGCCAACAAGCTTACCTCCGATCTTTCCCGCTTCTCGCGCAACACCGCGCTTTTCGACCGGGCCCCACACCTGGCGATGGGCGGACCGACGGTGGCTTGGATCCATGCTGCCTGCGTCGCCGCTGAGCGGCTGCGCGACCCGGACTTCGCCGCGAGGCTTCATGTTCCCACGCTGCTCGTCGCCGCCGGCGCCGACGAAGTCGTCTCGACACAGGCGATCGAGAGCTTCGCGAGAACCCTGCGCTCAGGCTCCGTCGTCACCATCGACGGCGCCCGTCACGAGATACTGCAGGAGGCCGACATCTATCGCGAACAGTTCTGGGCGGCCTTCGACGCCTTCGTTCCTGGCGAGAATGCGGACAGCTGA
- a CDS encoding Hsp20 family protein, with translation MRHVDFSPLYRSTVGFDRLFSMLDQIGQPDSGQTYPPYNIERTGEDAYRVTMAVAGFGENEISIEAHRNVLTVKGEKAEESANEGAELLYRGIASRAFERRFQLADHVEVTGATLKNGLLHVDLKRNIPEEMKPRKIAITTATKPSKQIEAKAAA, from the coding sequence ATGCGTCACGTTGATTTTTCGCCGCTCTATCGTTCCACGGTCGGCTTCGACCGTCTTTTCTCGATGCTGGACCAGATCGGCCAGCCGGACAGCGGCCAGACCTACCCGCCCTACAATATCGAGCGCACCGGTGAGGACGCCTATCGCGTTACCATGGCAGTCGCCGGCTTCGGCGAGAACGAGATCTCCATCGAAGCGCATCGCAACGTTCTGACCGTCAAGGGCGAGAAGGCCGAGGAGAGTGCCAATGAAGGCGCCGAGCTTCTCTATCGCGGCATTGCGTCCCGCGCGTTCGAGCGTCGCTTCCAGCTCGCCGATCATGTCGAAGTGACGGGTGCGACGCTGAAGAACGGCCTGCTCCACGTCGATCTCAAGCGGAACATTCCCGAGGAGATGAAACCGCGCAAGATCGCGATCACCACCGCGACCAAGCCTTCGAAGCAGATCGAGGCCAAGGCGGCCGCGTAA
- a CDS encoding low specificity L-threonine aldolase: MIFSSDNWAGAHPTISAALADAAAGQDPAYGSGDWDRRVADRFNEIFEREVAVYFAATGTAANALSMSACNRVGGAAFCHSEAHMTVDEFGALGFYTGGARTWPVAGALGRIDPQALDAAIVRFEHDLAPAGQPMAVTITQATEVGTVYALDEIATIADVCRRHRLPFHMDGARFANALVALDTTPADMTWRRGIDILSFGGTKNGCWMADAVVVFDLDLARDLGKLRHRAGQNFSKSRFIAAQFDAYLSDDVWLSSARHANAMASRLATMLGQSNRIRLAWEPQANEVFGIMQTALREELSSRGARFHAWGKPASFDGMIGDDETLCRFVTSFATSDDDIESFRKLLLASGS; this comes from the coding sequence ATGATCTTCTCCTCAGACAACTGGGCAGGCGCCCATCCCACCATTTCAGCCGCGCTGGCGGATGCCGCGGCGGGCCAGGATCCCGCCTACGGGTCGGGAGATTGGGACAGACGCGTCGCCGATCGTTTCAACGAAATCTTCGAGCGGGAGGTCGCGGTTTACTTCGCCGCGACCGGTACGGCGGCCAATGCGCTGTCGATGAGCGCCTGCAACCGTGTCGGCGGCGCCGCCTTCTGCCATTCCGAGGCGCATATGACAGTCGACGAATTCGGCGCGTTGGGGTTCTACACCGGCGGCGCGCGCACCTGGCCGGTCGCGGGCGCTCTGGGCCGGATCGATCCGCAGGCACTGGACGCTGCCATTGTCCGTTTTGAGCACGATCTCGCGCCGGCCGGCCAGCCGATGGCTGTGACCATCACGCAGGCGACCGAGGTCGGCACGGTCTACGCTCTGGACGAGATCGCGACGATCGCCGACGTCTGCCGTCGCCATCGTCTGCCCTTCCACATGGACGGCGCGCGCTTCGCCAACGCCCTGGTCGCGCTCGATACGACACCGGCCGATATGACATGGAGGCGCGGCATCGACATTCTCTCCTTCGGTGGGACGAAGAACGGCTGCTGGATGGCCGACGCGGTCGTCGTCTTCGATCTCGACCTTGCGCGGGATCTTGGCAAGTTACGGCATCGCGCCGGGCAGAACTTCTCCAAATCGCGGTTCATCGCCGCGCAGTTCGATGCTTACCTGTCGGACGACGTGTGGCTGTCGTCGGCTCGCCACGCCAACGCCATGGCTTCTCGGCTGGCCACGATGCTCGGGCAATCCAACCGGATCCGGCTGGCCTGGGAGCCTCAGGCGAACGAGGTCTTCGGCATCATGCAGACTGCCTTGAGGGAGGAACTGTCCTCCCGAGGCGCCCGCTTCCATGCCTGGGGCAAGCCGGCGTCTTTCGATGGCATGATCGGCGACGACGAGACGCTTTGCCGTTTCGTCACCAGCTTCGCAACGTCCGACGACGACATCGAGTCGTTTCGCAAGCTGCTCCTGGCGAGCGGCTCCTGA
- the gltB gene encoding glutamate synthase large subunit — MTDVTPSLTTELAARTQGNARAVKTQPGRVGLYDPRNEHDACGVGFIAQMKNVKSHQIVKDGLFMLENLTHRGAVGADPLMGDGAGVLVQMPDKFFRREMASQGVALPPAGEYAVGHWFMPQDEATRSHVEDVIRESANSEGVPLIGARDVPVDNASLSKAPEIAAAEPVHRQFFFGRPTDVASDDEYERRLYILRKVVSGRLYTEHGNKDIGAYCVSLSSRTIVYKGMFLAYQVGAYYRDLADPDFETALILVHQRFSTNTFPSWKLAHPYRMVAHNGEINTVRGNVNWMAARQASVDSELFGNDISKLWPISYEGQSDTACFDNALEFLTQGGYSLAHAMMMLIPEAWAGNKLMGADRKAFYEYHAALMEPWDGPAAVAFTDGRQIGATLDRNGLRPARYIVTDDDRVILASEAGVLPVPEKNIVKKWRLQPGRMLLIDLEEGRIVSDDEVKSQIAAKHPYRDWLKTTQIILEDLKPVAPREPRRDVTLLDRQQAFGYTQEDTKILMSPMATTGQEAVGSMGTDTPISAMSDKSKLLYTYFKQNFAQVTNPPIDPIREELVMSLVSFIGPRPNIFDLIGTSRRKRLEVRQPILTNGDLEKLRSVGHTEDRFDTKTIDITYSSSEGAAGMHGALERLCERSEAAVAGGYNIIILSDRQVGPDRIAIPSLLATAAVHHHLIRKGLRTSVGLVIETGEPREVHHFCCLAGYGAEAINPYLAFDTLLDMHKRGEFPPEVDAGEIVGRFIKSIGKGILKVMSKMGISTYQSYCGAQIFDAVGLKSEFVDRYFAGTATTIEGVGLEEIAEETARRHADAFGDNPVLRSALDVGGEYMFRMRGEAHMWSPDAVATLQHAVRKKSWDTFKQYSSELDSAAARAKTIRGLFNIRLAENAGRAPVPLDSVEPASEIVKRFSTGAMSFGSISREAHTTLAIAMNRIGGKSNTGEGGEEPDRYKPLPDGSANPERSAIKQVASGRFGVTAEYLVNSDMMQIKVAQGAKPGEGGQLPGHKVDATIAKTRHSTPGVGLISPPPHHDIYSIEDLAQLIFDLKNVNPDAGVSVKLVSEVGVGTVAAGVAKARADHITISGYDGGTGASPLTSLKHAGSPWEMGLAETHQTLVLNGLRSRVALQVDGGLRTGRDVIIGALLGADEFGFSTAPLIAAGCIMMRKCHLNTCPVGVATQDPVLRKRFKGTPEDVINFFFYVAEEVRELLAQMGYTHLDQIIGQSDLLEKRGVIDHWKAKGLDFTRVFFKPDAPKEETYWTQSQKHPIDDVLDRKLIKEAEPALVARQPVTIETTIRNVDRSAGAMLSGEVAKRFGHKGLRPDTINVRLTGTAGQSFGAFLARGVSFELVGDGNDYVGKGLSGGRIVIRPADEARIVAEDSIIVGNTVLYGATEGEAYFRGVAGERFAVRNSGAITVVEGVGDHGCEYMTGGVVVVIGKTGRNFAAGMSGGIAYVLDEAGDFAERCNMAMVDLEPVPEEDELLEKLHHHGGDIAHMGRVDVSGDMTRHDDERLYQLISNHLHYTGSTRAKHILDNWAEFRPKFRKVMPVEYRRALIEMERSRMGVAAE, encoded by the coding sequence ATGACGGACGTGACGCCATCTCTGACGACGGAGCTTGCTGCCCGTACGCAGGGCAATGCGCGCGCCGTCAAAACGCAGCCCGGCCGCGTCGGCCTCTATGATCCGCGCAACGAGCACGACGCCTGCGGCGTCGGCTTCATCGCGCAGATGAAGAACGTCAAGTCGCACCAGATCGTCAAGGACGGGCTGTTCATGCTCGAGAACCTGACGCATCGGGGCGCGGTCGGCGCCGACCCGCTGATGGGTGACGGCGCGGGCGTGCTCGTGCAGATGCCGGACAAGTTCTTCCGCCGCGAGATGGCTTCGCAAGGCGTGGCTCTGCCTCCCGCCGGAGAATACGCGGTCGGCCATTGGTTCATGCCGCAGGACGAGGCGACCCGCAGTCACGTCGAGGATGTGATCCGCGAGAGCGCTAACTCCGAAGGCGTGCCGCTGATCGGCGCTCGCGACGTTCCCGTCGACAATGCGTCGCTGTCCAAGGCCCCGGAGATCGCCGCGGCGGAGCCGGTTCACCGCCAGTTCTTCTTCGGGCGACCCACCGACGTGGCGTCCGACGACGAATATGAGCGGCGCCTCTACATCCTGCGCAAGGTGGTGTCCGGCCGCCTCTACACGGAGCACGGCAACAAGGACATCGGCGCCTACTGCGTTTCGTTGTCGTCGCGCACCATCGTCTACAAGGGCATGTTCCTGGCCTACCAGGTGGGCGCCTACTACAGGGACCTGGCGGATCCGGACTTCGAGACCGCGCTGATCCTCGTCCATCAGCGTTTCTCGACCAACACGTTCCCGTCGTGGAAGCTGGCGCATCCCTACCGCATGGTCGCCCACAACGGCGAGATCAACACGGTGCGCGGCAACGTCAACTGGATGGCGGCGCGCCAGGCCTCGGTCGATTCCGAGCTGTTCGGCAACGACATCTCGAAGCTGTGGCCGATCTCCTATGAAGGCCAGTCGGATACGGCCTGCTTCGACAACGCGCTCGAGTTCCTGACGCAGGGCGGCTACAGCCTCGCGCACGCGATGATGATGCTGATCCCGGAAGCCTGGGCCGGCAACAAGCTGATGGGCGCCGACCGGAAGGCCTTCTACGAGTATCATGCCGCCCTGATGGAGCCGTGGGACGGACCGGCGGCCGTGGCGTTCACCGACGGGCGCCAGATCGGCGCGACGCTCGACCGCAACGGGCTGCGCCCGGCGCGCTATATCGTCACCGATGACGACCGGGTGATCCTGGCTTCTGAGGCCGGCGTGCTGCCCGTGCCCGAGAAGAACATCGTGAAGAAGTGGCGGCTGCAGCCTGGCCGCATGCTGCTGATCGATCTGGAAGAAGGCCGCATCGTCTCCGACGACGAGGTGAAGTCGCAGATCGCCGCCAAGCATCCTTACCGGGATTGGCTCAAGACCACGCAGATCATCCTCGAGGATCTGAAGCCGGTGGCGCCGCGCGAACCGCGCCGCGACGTGACGCTGCTCGACCGCCAGCAGGCTTTCGGCTACACCCAGGAAGACACCAAGATCCTGATGTCGCCGATGGCCACCACCGGCCAGGAGGCCGTCGGCTCGATGGGCACCGACACGCCGATTTCGGCGATGTCGGACAAGTCGAAGCTGCTCTACACCTATTTCAAGCAGAACTTCGCCCAGGTGACCAACCCGCCGATCGACCCGATCCGCGAAGAACTGGTGATGAGCCTGGTGTCCTTCATCGGGCCAAGGCCGAACATCTTCGACCTAATCGGCACATCGCGCCGGAAGCGGCTCGAGGTGCGGCAGCCGATCCTGACCAATGGCGACCTGGAAAAGCTGCGCTCGGTCGGCCACACCGAGGACCGGTTCGACACCAAGACGATCGACATCACCTATTCGTCGTCGGAGGGTGCCGCGGGCATGCACGGCGCGCTGGAGCGGCTGTGCGAGCGCTCGGAGGCGGCGGTCGCCGGCGGCTACAACATCATCATCCTGTCTGACCGGCAGGTCGGGCCGGACCGTATCGCTATTCCGTCCCTGCTCGCCACGGCGGCGGTGCATCATCACCTGATCCGGAAGGGCCTGCGCACGTCGGTCGGCCTCGTCATCGAGACCGGCGAGCCGCGCGAGGTGCATCATTTCTGCTGCCTCGCCGGCTATGGCGCGGAGGCGATTAATCCCTATCTCGCCTTCGACACTTTGCTCGACATGCACAAGCGCGGCGAGTTCCCGCCGGAAGTGGACGCGGGCGAGATCGTCGGCCGTTTCATCAAGTCGATCGGCAAGGGTATCCTGAAGGTCATGTCCAAGATGGGCATCTCGACCTACCAGTCCTATTGCGGCGCGCAGATTTTCGACGCGGTGGGCCTCAAGTCGGAGTTCGTCGACCGCTATTTCGCGGGTACTGCGACGACGATCGAAGGCGTCGGCCTTGAAGAAATCGCGGAGGAGACGGCGCGCCGTCACGCCGATGCGTTCGGGGACAACCCGGTGCTGCGCAGCGCGCTCGACGTCGGCGGCGAATATATGTTCCGCATGCGCGGCGAGGCGCATATGTGGTCGCCCGATGCGGTGGCGACGTTGCAGCATGCGGTGCGCAAGAAGTCCTGGGACACGTTCAAGCAGTATTCGTCAGAACTCGATAGCGCCGCAGCGCGGGCAAAGACCATCCGCGGCCTGTTCAACATCAGGCTCGCCGAGAATGCCGGCCGGGCGCCGGTGCCGCTCGACAGCGTCGAGCCGGCCTCCGAGATCGTCAAGCGCTTCTCGACCGGTGCGATGTCGTTCGGCTCGATCTCGCGCGAAGCGCATACCACGCTCGCGATCGCCATGAACCGGATCGGCGGCAAGTCGAACACGGGCGAGGGCGGCGAGGAGCCGGACCGCTACAAGCCCTTGCCGGACGGCTCGGCCAATCCGGAGCGTTCGGCGATCAAGCAGGTCGCGTCGGGACGATTCGGCGTGACGGCGGAATATCTCGTCAACTCGGACATGATGCAGATCAAGGTCGCCCAAGGCGCCAAGCCCGGCGAGGGCGGCCAGCTGCCCGGCCACAAGGTCGATGCGACGATCGCCAAGACCCGGCATTCGACGCCTGGCGTCGGACTGATCTCGCCGCCGCCGCACCACGACATCTATTCGATCGAGGATCTGGCGCAGCTGATCTTCGACCTGAAGAACGTCAACCCGGACGCGGGCGTGTCGGTCAAGCTCGTCTCGGAAGTCGGCGTCGGCACTGTCGCGGCAGGTGTCGCCAAGGCGCGTGCCGACCATATCACGATTTCAGGCTACGACGGGGGGACGGGTGCCTCGCCGCTGACCTCGCTGAAGCATGCCGGCTCGCCGTGGGAGATGGGTCTGGCCGAGACGCACCAGACGCTGGTGCTGAACGGACTGCGCAGCCGCGTGGCGCTGCAGGTCGATGGCGGATTGCGCACAGGCCGCGACGTGATCATCGGCGCGCTGCTGGGAGCCGACGAGTTCGGCTTCTCGACGGCACCGCTTATCGCGGCCGGCTGCATCATGATGCGCAAGTGCCACCTCAACACCTGTCCGGTGGGCGTGGCGACGCAGGACCCTGTCCTGCGCAAGCGCTTCAAGGGCACGCCGGAGGACGTCATCAATTTCTTCTTCTACGTGGCGGAAGAGGTGCGCGAACTGCTGGCCCAGATGGGCTATACGCATCTCGACCAGATCATCGGCCAGTCGGACCTGCTCGAGAAGCGGGGCGTGATCGATCACTGGAAGGCGAAGGGGCTCGACTTCACGCGCGTCTTCTTCAAGCCGGACGCGCCGAAGGAGGAGACCTACTGGACGCAGAGCCAGAAGCATCCGATCGACGACGTGCTCGACCGCAAGCTGATCAAGGAGGCGGAGCCGGCGCTGGTCGCGCGGCAGCCGGTCACGATCGAGACGACCATCCGCAATGTCGACCGCTCGGCGGGTGCCATGCTGTCGGGCGAGGTCGCCAAGCGCTTCGGCCACAAGGGGCTCAGGCCCGACACGATCAACGTCAGGCTGACCGGCACAGCCGGGCAGTCTTTCGGCGCCTTCCTGGCGCGCGGCGTCTCGTTCGAACTGGTAGGCGACGGCAACGACTATGTCGGAAAGGGTCTTTCCGGCGGACGGATCGTCATCCGTCCGGCGGACGAGGCGCGGATCGTCGCCGAGGACTCGATCATCGTCGGCAACACGGTGCTTTACGGTGCGACCGAGGGCGAAGCCTATTTCCGCGGCGTCGCCGGCGAACGTTTCGCCGTGCGCAATTCAGGCGCCATCACGGTCGTCGAGGGCGTCGGCGACCACGGCTGCGAATACATGACGGGTGGCGTGGTCGTGGTCATCGGCAAGACCGGGCGCAACTTCGCGGCCGGCATGTCGGGCGGCATCGCCTATGTACTCGACGAGGCGGGCGATTTTGCCGAGCGCTGCAACATGGCGATGGTCGACCTGGAGCCGGTGCCGGAGGAGGACGAGCTGCTCGAGAAGCTGCATCACCACGGCGGCGACATCGCCCATATGGGCCGCGTCGACGTCAGCGGAGACATGACGCGGCATGATGACGAGCGCCTCTACCAGCTCATCTCCAACCACCTGCACTACACGGGATCGACCCGCGCCAAGCACATCCTCGACAACTGGGCCGAGTTCCGGCCGAAGTTCAGGAAGGTCATGCCTGTCGAGTACCGCCGCGCGCTGATCGAGATGGAGCGCAGCCGTATGGGGGTCGCGGCGGAGTAG